Proteins encoded together in one Thermomonospora curvata DSM 43183 window:
- a CDS encoding ABC transporter permease, whose product MTTAASSLPMTSGRRVSPGTAVRNVLTLAWRNLVQIKHNPMELLDLSIQPIMFVLLFAYVFGPSIGGTVADYLPIVIPGIIAQNALFATMTTGFGLNVDVTKGVFDRLRSLPISRLAPLAGRMLADTVKQVWSLAVLLTVGMAIGFRIETGVPHLLGALALLLAFTSLFAWASVYIGLSVNEPEKVQIFGFTIIFPVTFLSSAFVPISPGAPQALQFVMRNNPMTHLVEAVRGLLVGSQSGGTVAEHAAIALGWGVLMAAIFVPLSLRAFRRRG is encoded by the coding sequence ATGACCACCGCGGCCTCTTCCCTCCCGATGACCTCGGGCAGGCGGGTCTCCCCCGGCACCGCGGTCCGCAACGTGCTGACCCTGGCGTGGCGGAACCTGGTGCAGATCAAGCACAACCCGATGGAGCTGCTCGACCTGAGCATCCAGCCGATCATGTTCGTGCTGCTGTTCGCCTACGTCTTCGGGCCGTCCATCGGCGGCACCGTGGCGGACTATCTGCCGATCGTGATCCCCGGCATCATCGCCCAGAACGCGCTGTTCGCCACGATGACCACCGGGTTCGGGCTGAACGTGGACGTCACCAAGGGGGTGTTCGACCGGCTGCGCAGCCTGCCGATCTCCCGGCTGGCCCCGCTGGCGGGCCGGATGCTGGCCGACACCGTCAAGCAGGTGTGGTCGCTGGCGGTGCTGCTGACGGTCGGCATGGCGATCGGTTTCCGGATCGAGACCGGCGTGCCGCACCTGCTGGGGGCGCTGGCGCTGCTGCTGGCGTTCACCTCGCTGTTCGCCTGGGCGTCGGTCTACATCGGCCTGTCGGTCAACGAGCCGGAGAAGGTGCAGATCTTCGGGTTCACCATCATCTTCCCGGTCACCTTCCTCAGCTCGGCGTTCGTGCCGATCTCCCCCGGCGCCCCGCAGGCGCTGCAGTTCGTGATGCGCAACAACCCGATGACCCACCTGGTGGAGGCGGTGCGCGGGCTGCTGGTCGGCTCCCAAAGCGGCGGCACGGTGGCCGAGCACGCGGCCATCGCGCTGGGCTGGGGCGTGCTGATGGCGGCCATCTTCGTCCCGCTGTCGCTGCGGGCCTTCCGCCGGCGCGGCTGA
- a CDS encoding NAD(P)/FAD-dependent oxidoreductase, translated as MARRPQAPDAPHILIVGGGYVGMYTALRLEKKLRRELRRGEVKITVVDPQSYMTYQPFLPEAAAGNLSPRHVVTPLRRVLPHCTVLGARVTEINHAERWAIVQPVAGPPERISYDYLVMAAGSVSRTLPIPGLAEHGIGFKTIGEAIHLRNHVLAQLDIAESTRDEEIRRKALTFVFVGGGFAGVEALAELEDMARTAVKYYRNVSVEDMRWVLVEASDRILPEVGPDMGKWTAEQLRGRGIDVKMKTFLQSAVDGVVELSDGSRFPAGTLVWTAGVKAAPVVRHSDLPLDERGRIKATEFLTIEGLVRAYAAGDNAAVPDLTNEGRPCAPNAQHAVRQAKVLADNIVRSLRGKTLKPYVHDSVGSVAGLGLYKGVAHVYGIKLKGFPAWFLHRTYHVSRVPTFNRKVRVLADWTLALIFKRETVSLGSIEQPRAEFELASRDEVKPRSHAA; from the coding sequence ATGGCCAGGCGACCCCAGGCCCCCGACGCCCCCCACATCCTCATCGTGGGCGGCGGCTACGTGGGCATGTACACCGCGTTGCGCCTGGAAAAGAAGCTGCGGCGCGAGCTCAGACGCGGCGAGGTCAAGATCACCGTCGTGGACCCGCAGTCCTACATGACCTACCAGCCCTTCCTCCCCGAGGCCGCCGCCGGCAACCTCTCCCCCCGGCACGTGGTGACCCCGCTGCGCCGGGTGCTGCCCCACTGCACCGTGCTGGGCGCCCGGGTCACCGAGATCAACCACGCCGAGCGGTGGGCCATCGTCCAGCCGGTGGCCGGCCCGCCCGAGCGGATCTCCTACGACTACCTGGTGATGGCCGCCGGCTCGGTCTCCCGGACGCTGCCGATCCCGGGCCTGGCCGAGCACGGCATCGGCTTCAAGACCATCGGCGAGGCCATCCACCTGCGCAACCACGTGCTCGCCCAGCTCGACATCGCCGAGTCCACCCGCGATGAGGAGATCCGCCGCAAGGCGCTGACCTTCGTGTTCGTCGGCGGCGGGTTCGCCGGGGTGGAGGCGCTGGCCGAGCTGGAGGACATGGCCCGCACCGCGGTCAAGTACTACCGCAACGTCAGCGTCGAGGACATGCGGTGGGTGCTGGTGGAGGCCTCCGACCGGATCCTCCCCGAGGTCGGCCCCGACATGGGCAAGTGGACCGCCGAGCAGCTGCGCGGGCGCGGCATCGACGTGAAGATGAAGACCTTCCTGCAGTCGGCCGTCGACGGCGTGGTCGAGCTGTCGGACGGCAGCCGCTTCCCCGCCGGCACCCTGGTGTGGACCGCCGGCGTCAAGGCCGCCCCGGTGGTGCGCCACTCGGACCTGCCGCTGGATGAGCGCGGCCGCATCAAGGCCACCGAGTTCCTCACCATCGAGGGCCTGGTGCGGGCCTATGCCGCCGGCGACAACGCCGCGGTGCCCGACCTGACCAACGAGGGCCGCCCCTGCGCCCCCAACGCCCAGCACGCCGTCCGCCAGGCCAAGGTGCTGGCCGACAACATCGTCCGGTCGCTGCGCGGCAAGACCCTCAAGCCGTACGTGCACGACTCGGTCGGCTCGGTCGCCGGGCTCGGCCTGTACAAGGGCGTCGCCCACGTCTACGGGATCAAGCTCAAGGGCTTCCCCGCCTGGTTCCTGCACCGCACCTACCACGTCTCGCGGGTGCCGACCTTCAACCGCAAGGTCCGGGTGCTGGCCGACTGGACGCTGGCGCTGATCTTCAAGCGCGAGACCGTGTCGCTGGGCAGCATCGAGCAGCCCCGCGCCGAGTTCGAGCTGGCCAGCCGGGACGAGGTCAAGCCCCGTTCGCACGCGGCCTGA
- a CDS encoding YbhB/YbcL family Raf kinase inhibitor-like protein, translating to MKSTSRRPHVAAAAAVALAGAVTGCGLTGHATGTGVDIAEFTVTSPAFHDGKDLPARFACPAYPGGQGRTPPLRWSGAPSQTTKAFAIVVDNPDGSDGAFVNWVLVNIDGTTNELVEGARPEKAVEALNTSKKTAYVPPCPPKGERHRYRFTLYALDERLPLQQGAPLKEALRTIAEHTVGRGRITGNFGTR from the coding sequence ATGAAGAGCACGAGCCGGCGTCCGCATGTGGCCGCCGCGGCAGCGGTCGCGCTGGCGGGCGCGGTGACCGGTTGCGGCCTCACCGGCCACGCCACCGGCACCGGCGTTGACATCGCCGAGTTCACCGTCACCAGCCCCGCCTTCCACGACGGTAAAGACCTGCCCGCGAGATTCGCCTGTCCGGCGTACCCTGGTGGCCAGGGCAGGACGCCACCGCTGCGGTGGTCGGGGGCGCCGAGCCAGACGACCAAGGCGTTCGCGATCGTGGTGGACAACCCCGACGGTTCGGACGGGGCCTTCGTCAACTGGGTCCTGGTGAACATCGACGGGACGACCAACGAGCTCGTCGAGGGGGCGCGTCCGGAAAAGGCGGTGGAGGCACTGAACACCAGCAAGAAGACCGCGTACGTGCCGCCGTGCCCGCCCAAGGGCGAGCGGCACCGGTACCGCTTCACGCTGTATGCGTTGGACGAGCGGCTGCCCCTGCAGCAGGGCGCGCCACTCAAGGAGGCGCTGCGCACCATCGCCGAGCACACGGTGGGCCGGGGACGGATCACCGGGAACTTCGGCACCCGGTGA
- a CDS encoding daunorubicin resistance protein DrrA family ABC transporter ATP-binding protein gives MTFAIEAEGLEKRFGETRALAGVDLTARAGSVLGVLGPNGAGKTTTVRVLATLLRPDAGRARVCGHDVVTDPHRVRRLIGLTGQYAAVDEMLTGTENLIMIGRLLGLRRGAARRRAAELLERFALTEAADRAAKTYSGGMRRRLDLAASLVGHPQVLFLDEPTTGLDPRSRSGLWDIVRRLTDDGVTVLLTTQYLEEADQLADDIAVIDHGRVIARGTPDELKTRIGGQVLEVRPLTEPDQVTVRRIVAELTGARPTVEGGLVRAPLADPAVMPVIVRRLDEAGVAVAELSLRKSSLDEVFLALTGHPAGSAEAGPDAPAGTLTTAV, from the coding sequence ATGACTTTCGCCATCGAAGCCGAGGGCCTGGAGAAACGCTTCGGGGAGACCCGGGCGCTGGCCGGGGTCGACCTGACCGCCCGGGCCGGCAGCGTGCTGGGGGTGCTGGGGCCCAACGGCGCCGGCAAGACCACCACCGTGCGGGTGCTGGCCACCTTGCTGCGGCCGGACGCCGGGCGCGCCCGGGTCTGCGGGCACGACGTGGTCACCGACCCGCACCGGGTGCGCCGGCTGATCGGGCTGACCGGGCAGTACGCCGCGGTCGACGAGATGCTCACCGGCACCGAGAACCTGATCATGATCGGCCGGCTGCTGGGGCTGCGGCGCGGTGCGGCCCGCCGCCGCGCCGCCGAGCTGCTGGAGCGCTTCGCGCTGACCGAGGCCGCCGACCGGGCCGCCAAGACCTACTCCGGCGGCATGCGCCGCCGTCTGGACCTGGCCGCCAGCCTGGTCGGCCACCCGCAGGTGCTGTTCCTGGACGAGCCCACCACCGGGCTGGACCCGCGCAGCCGCAGCGGGCTGTGGGACATCGTGCGCCGGCTCACCGACGACGGGGTGACCGTGCTGCTGACCACGCAGTACCTGGAGGAGGCCGACCAGCTCGCCGACGACATCGCGGTCATCGACCACGGCCGGGTGATCGCTCGGGGCACGCCCGATGAGCTCAAGACCCGCATCGGCGGCCAGGTGCTGGAGGTCCGCCCGCTCACCGAGCCGGACCAGGTGACGGTCCGCCGGATCGTGGCCGAGCTGACCGGGGCCCGGCCCACGGTCGAAGGCGGCCTGGTCCGCGCGCCGCTGGCCGACCCGGCGGTGATGCCCGTGATCGTCCGCAGGCTGGATGAGGCCGGGGTGGCGGTGGCCGAGCTGTCGCTGCGCAAGTCCAGCCTCGATGAGGTGTTCCTCGCCCTCACCGGCCACCCCGCCGGCTCCGCGGAGGCCGGCCCGGACGCACCGGCCGGAACGCTCACCACCGCCGTATGA